One window of Bacteroides sp. AN502(2024) genomic DNA carries:
- a CDS encoding DUF1735 domain-containing protein: MKKLIYSFLFLGAITALGGCKEDSYEDLIPEQYDKILYLKTYGQQTLELFDDGSQVDYSLTVVKTGSNPSATAQAKVDIMSQAEIDKDVRYQGNNYKVLSSACYTYKSEPLELTSADAYKLVKMKLSPATILEEIAETKDENPNYVYIIPFRLSSPNDQVNQDKKDLILKLNVTKLGIYFKKGSQQVNLNTVTGDEWAFEAEMAMVSGVQNTWNFTAPIEIDRSEEALNAYNTANNTAYSMVPEAAIVNLSEAVFEAGNNEAAAAIRIKRAGLAKGYTYLVPLKLKPITEIGTISVSEKLHYIILEYPLDPEADRIELTTSSFFDVYGWHISSDYGNMIDNNNATIFETQYWAVTGNTTYGTPLDVRIGKEVRSVMFEYTTRNNGSTNPQDISLWASNEDEATTNSESATWFKLGDVTDVPARGEGYQTYSSKVFTSTQPFKYLRIAVKTGNEPVDGTGPSNGCWGMAELKIWAN; the protein is encoded by the coding sequence ATGAAGAAATTAATATATTCATTCCTTTTCTTGGGAGCAATCACTGCACTCGGAGGCTGTAAGGAAGACAGCTACGAAGACTTGATCCCTGAGCAATATGACAAAATTCTCTATCTGAAAACTTATGGTCAACAGACTTTGGAGCTCTTTGACGACGGATCACAGGTAGACTATTCACTGACTGTCGTAAAAACCGGAAGTAACCCGTCGGCTACTGCACAGGCAAAAGTAGACATCATGTCCCAAGCCGAAATTGACAAAGACGTACGTTACCAAGGAAATAATTACAAGGTGCTATCATCTGCTTGTTATACTTACAAGTCCGAGCCACTCGAGCTTACTTCTGCCGACGCCTATAAACTGGTGAAGATGAAATTGTCTCCTGCCACGATTCTGGAGGAAATAGCCGAGACAAAGGACGAGAACCCCAATTACGTGTATATCATTCCTTTCCGTCTCAGCAGTCCGAACGACCAGGTCAACCAAGACAAAAAAGACTTGATCTTGAAACTGAATGTCACCAAGTTGGGCATTTATTTCAAGAAGGGAAGTCAACAGGTTAATTTGAACACTGTAACAGGAGACGAATGGGCATTTGAAGCGGAAATGGCTATGGTGTCAGGTGTACAGAATACGTGGAATTTCACCGCTCCAATAGAAATAGATAGAAGCGAAGAGGCATTAAACGCGTATAACACAGCTAATAACACCGCTTACTCAATGGTTCCCGAAGCGGCAATTGTAAATTTGAGTGAGGCTGTATTCGAAGCAGGTAATAACGAAGCGGCGGCGGCGATAAGAATCAAACGGGCCGGGTTAGCCAAAGGATATACTTATCTGGTACCTTTGAAACTTAAACCTATCACAGAAATAGGAACCATTTCTGTAAGTGAGAAGTTGCATTATATCATATTGGAATATCCGCTGGATCCGGAAGCTGACAGAATTGAATTGACAACATCCAGCTTCTTCGACGTTTACGGTTGGCACATCAGTAGTGACTATGGTAATATGATTGATAATAATAATGCTACTATTTTTGAGACTCAGTATTGGGCAGTTACCGGTAATACAACTTATGGTACTCCATTAGATGTCAGAATAGGCAAGGAGGTACGCTCCGTCATGTTTGAATACACAACCAGGAATAATGGTAGCACCAATCCGCAAGATATATCACTCTGGGCTTCCAATGAGGATGAAGCTACAACAAACAGCGAATCTGCCACATGGTTCAAACTAGGTGATGTTACAGATGTTCCGGCACGAGGTGAAGGATACCAAACATACTCATCCAAAGTGTTTACTTCCACCCAGCCATTCAAATATTTGAGAATAGCCGTTAAAACAGGAAATGAACCGGTAGACGGAACAGGCCCTTCAAACGGTTGCTGGGGTATGGCCGAACTTAAAATATGGGCAAATTAA
- a CDS encoding RagB/SusD family nutrient uptake outer membrane protein has protein sequence MRLKDTLTKIGGMLAIAACCLTSCDYLDVVPPEQAGLKDATKTPESTKGFLYSCYAGIKSFFPWQYTGVEASTDEYALPPLWSHDGQKVAWGLATPGNASAWKWGTFYRYIGQCHLFLSQLENAQGISDVLKKEWSAEANFLIAYYHYRLLEYYGPIPITDSYIDMDTPSDEYNGRSHFDYVVNWICMKLDKAAEDLPASRVGDEWGRATSTIAKAIKARILLYAASPLWNGQFPFPEWKNEKYTTPGYGYELVSKTYDPDKWERALTACKDALEWAEGDGGNALMGITTCDNLISNDQLGEPFKKLKAPVDNDAFTDDFKKRIMLMRYIVTTRYSDGNKEMIWGVAGTDTYNQLLACLPLHCSKQNNGTYWNDGYSGISPYLNAVEKFYTKDGMLPRIAAEQGTFAAEDTWYEPYKGDVIRLNSNREPRFYAWIAFDGDQYAVKLNNGEPLEINLKDPAKQGKSVTGNSARNYCVTGYLCKKFIRPNLNWTQYGNLDRKDYPATLIRLAELYLNLAECYASKDNPDETNALKYLNVIRRRAGIPELTHEIIEASGMSLVDWIRNERFVELYGEGHRYYDARRWMIAPQVFAAGVRKGLNIEKLENPSFEELNQPVAVQQDFKWENRMYLAPVFVNEVYKNTQMVQAPEY, from the coding sequence ATGAGACTGAAAGATACATTAACCAAAATAGGCGGAATGCTCGCGATAGCAGCTTGCTGTCTTACATCTTGTGACTATCTGGACGTTGTTCCTCCCGAACAAGCCGGACTGAAAGATGCCACCAAAACGCCGGAATCGACAAAAGGTTTCTTATATTCCTGCTATGCCGGTATTAAATCGTTCTTCCCTTGGCAATATACAGGAGTAGAAGCATCAACGGATGAATACGCCCTGCCTCCACTATGGAGCCACGACGGACAGAAGGTAGCATGGGGACTCGCAACGCCCGGTAATGCCTCTGCATGGAAATGGGGTACGTTCTACCGCTATATCGGCCAGTGCCATTTGTTCCTCTCGCAACTGGAGAACGCACAAGGCATATCCGACGTATTAAAAAAGGAATGGAGCGCGGAAGCCAATTTCCTAATCGCTTATTATCACTACCGCCTGCTGGAGTATTATGGACCGATTCCCATCACCGACTCATATATCGACATGGACACACCGTCCGACGAATATAACGGTCGTTCACACTTCGACTATGTAGTGAACTGGATTTGCATGAAGCTCGACAAAGCGGCGGAAGATCTTCCGGCATCCCGTGTGGGAGACGAATGGGGACGTGCCACTTCCACCATAGCTAAAGCTATCAAGGCTCGTATACTGCTCTATGCAGCCTCTCCGTTATGGAACGGTCAATTCCCTTTCCCCGAGTGGAAGAATGAGAAATATACGACACCGGGCTACGGATATGAACTGGTAAGCAAGACTTACGACCCCGATAAATGGGAACGTGCACTGACCGCTTGTAAAGATGCGTTGGAATGGGCGGAAGGCGACGGTGGAAACGCACTAATGGGTATTACTACCTGCGATAACCTGATTAGTAACGACCAGCTGGGTGAACCTTTCAAGAAATTGAAAGCGCCGGTAGACAATGACGCATTTACAGATGATTTCAAGAAACGTATCATGCTGATGCGTTACATCGTAACAACCCGTTACTCTGACGGAAACAAGGAGATGATTTGGGGAGTGGCAGGAACGGATACTTACAACCAACTGTTAGCTTGCTTGCCCCTGCATTGCAGTAAACAGAACAATGGTACTTACTGGAACGATGGATATAGCGGCATATCACCCTACCTCAATGCGGTAGAAAAATTCTATACGAAAGACGGAATGTTACCTCGCATCGCTGCCGAACAGGGAACTTTCGCAGCAGAAGATACCTGGTATGAGCCTTATAAGGGTGACGTTATTCGTCTTAACTCCAACCGCGAACCCCGTTTTTATGCGTGGATTGCATTTGACGGTGACCAGTATGCTGTGAAGTTAAACAACGGCGAACCATTGGAAATCAATCTGAAGGATCCTGCCAAGCAAGGAAAAAGCGTCACGGGCAACAGTGCACGTAACTATTGCGTAACCGGTTATCTCTGCAAGAAATTCATCCGTCCGAACCTCAACTGGACACAGTACGGAAACCTTGACCGGAAGGATTATCCCGCTACGCTCATCCGTCTGGCGGAACTTTATCTGAACTTGGCAGAATGTTATGCATCCAAAGACAATCCGGATGAAACCAACGCATTGAAGTATTTGAATGTGATTCGTCGCCGTGCCGGTATTCCGGAATTGACACACGAAATAATCGAAGCATCAGGAATGTCTTTGGTAGACTGGATACGCAACGAACGCTTTGTTGAATTGTATGGTGAAGGTCATCGTTATTATGATGCCCGTCGTTGGATGATCGCTCCGCAAGTATTTGCTGCCGGCGTACGCAAGGGACTTAATATAGAAAAGTTGGAAAATCCTTCTTTCGAGGAGTTGAATCAACCTGTTGCCGTACAACAAGACTTCAAATGGGAGAATCGTATGTATCTGGCTCCGGTATTCGTGAACGAAGTGTATAAAAACACACAGATGGTTCAAGCACCGGAATATTAA
- a CDS encoding TonB-dependent receptor — MRKIHFFDKKRYLKYIVLPLLFYPLNILGAQGVISVKGQAMSIKQAIQLIEKKSNYTFFYNAADLKNTTNKNFNCEGSIEEVLKEVFNGSGITYMIKGNEIILKVNKEESTQQQPKKKRTVTGTVVDAENGDPVIGATVVVKGQKEGVITDLDGNFTISVSGSRAQLEFSYIGYKKKTVDVGDLGVINVKMESDNQLLSEVVVVGAGTQKKVSVTGSITSVKGLTLKAPSSSLTSSFAGKLSGVIAMTKSGEPGAASEFYIRGVSTFGGRATPLILLDDVEISTSDLNNLPAETIESFSILKDASATAIYGARGANGVMLITTKTGKENEKTRINVTLENSFNKPMNMPEFVDGATWMELYNEALTTRNPAATPKYTQEAIDNTRNHVNPYVYPDVDWQDMIFKNMNMNQRVNVNISGGGSKASYYMSLQANHDTGLLNTKKVYSYDNNINNWGYNFQNNISYKVTPTTKIDLHMNAQIRNQKGPNYSTSSLFAMMLSTNPVYFPATFPAQEGDTHIRFGNARWAGSSLRTNPYAYMLSSFKENNENTLNTSLKINQKLDFVTKGLSIQAMVNWKNWSSSSYNRSINPYYYGVKAGSYNPANPTDYEMEALNTNGTDYLATSAIGKSSDQTFYMDARLNYDRQFSLHHITGMLMYMQREYRSDVLPQRNQGISGRFTYDYGQRYLVELNFGYNGTERLAKKSRFEFFPAISLGWVISNEQFFEPMTDMVDNLKIRGSYGLVGSDETGMGAGAQHFLYIDQVYLNNIGFTTGVDMNYTLSGPQMITYAVQNASWERVKKLDIGLDLELFRQLTITADYFKERRYNILLNREAWPESLAYYTAKPWSNKGKVNNWGFELSVNWHKEIIKDLFIDFRGNFTYTENKYVDLDEPIYPYVWKTSTGKPLSRTTGYVAEGLFKSQEEIDNSPEQNLGSVVKPGDIKYRDINGDGKIDNNDQVMLSPYGTTPRIQYGLGMNITYKKFDFGVFFNGSAKRKIMVSGVTPFGESDYNVMQFIADERWTEANPNPNATYPRLGLVGSQTANNNVASSYWMRNGNFLRFKTLELGYSFKYGRVYLSGDNLAVFSPFKLWDPELSYNSYPLQRTFNVGVQLNF, encoded by the coding sequence ATGAGAAAAATTCATTTTTTTGACAAGAAACGATATCTGAAGTATATCGTATTGCCATTGCTTTTTTACCCGCTCAACATTTTAGGAGCGCAAGGAGTAATCTCTGTAAAAGGGCAGGCTATGTCTATTAAACAAGCTATTCAGCTTATTGAGAAAAAGAGTAATTACACATTTTTCTACAATGCTGCAGACTTGAAAAACACAACCAACAAAAATTTCAATTGTGAAGGCTCCATTGAAGAAGTTTTGAAGGAGGTATTCAATGGAAGCGGAATTACCTATATGATCAAGGGGAATGAGATCATATTAAAGGTAAACAAGGAAGAATCCACCCAACAGCAACCTAAAAAGAAGCGTACCGTGACGGGAACGGTGGTAGATGCTGAAAATGGCGATCCGGTGATCGGTGCCACCGTGGTAGTGAAAGGACAGAAAGAAGGGGTCATTACCGACTTGGATGGTAATTTCACAATCTCCGTGAGTGGTTCGAGAGCACAACTGGAATTCAGCTACATCGGCTACAAGAAGAAAACGGTTGATGTAGGTGACCTGGGTGTCATCAACGTAAAGATGGAATCGGACAACCAGTTGTTGAGTGAAGTAGTGGTAGTAGGTGCCGGTACACAGAAAAAAGTCAGTGTCACAGGTTCCATCACCAGTGTAAAAGGACTGACCTTGAAAGCCCCCAGTTCATCACTGACTTCTTCTTTTGCCGGTAAACTTTCCGGAGTGATTGCAATGACAAAATCCGGTGAGCCCGGAGCAGCCTCAGAATTTTACATCCGTGGCGTAAGTACTTTCGGTGGACGTGCCACTCCGTTGATTCTGCTTGACGATGTGGAAATATCCACTTCCGACCTGAACAACCTTCCGGCTGAAACCATTGAAAGTTTCTCTATCCTGAAAGATGCTTCCGCAACCGCCATTTATGGTGCACGCGGTGCAAATGGTGTCATGCTGATCACTACCAAGACAGGTAAGGAGAATGAAAAGACACGCATCAACGTAACTCTCGAAAATTCTTTCAACAAGCCGATGAATATGCCGGAATTCGTAGACGGTGCTACCTGGATGGAACTTTATAATGAAGCGCTGACTACTCGTAACCCGGCAGCTACTCCCAAATATACACAGGAAGCTATCGATAATACCCGGAATCATGTCAATCCGTATGTCTATCCGGATGTAGATTGGCAAGACATGATTTTCAAAAACATGAATATGAATCAACGCGTGAATGTCAATATCTCCGGCGGTGGCAGTAAGGCATCTTATTATATGAGTTTACAAGCCAATCACGACACCGGTCTGCTGAATACTAAGAAAGTATATTCTTATGACAACAATATCAACAACTGGGGATATAACTTCCAAAACAACATTTCATACAAAGTCACTCCGACCACCAAAATCGACTTGCACATGAATGCGCAGATCCGCAACCAGAAAGGACCCAACTACAGTACCTCTAGTCTGTTTGCCATGATGTTGTCTACCAACCCGGTATACTTCCCCGCCACCTTCCCCGCACAAGAAGGAGACACGCACATCCGTTTCGGTAATGCACGCTGGGCAGGTTCGAGTTTGCGTACCAACCCCTACGCCTATATGCTGAGTTCGTTTAAGGAAAACAACGAGAACACATTAAATACTTCTCTGAAAATCAACCAGAAGCTGGACTTCGTCACCAAAGGGCTGAGTATACAGGCTATGGTGAACTGGAAGAACTGGTCATCATCCAGTTACAATCGTAGCATCAATCCTTATTACTATGGGGTGAAAGCAGGCAGCTACAATCCCGCCAACCCGACGGACTACGAGATGGAAGCGTTGAACACCAACGGGACCGACTATCTGGCAACTTCCGCAATAGGCAAATCTTCCGATCAGACATTTTATATGGATGCCCGTCTGAACTACGACCGCCAGTTCAGTTTACATCATATCACAGGTATGTTGATGTACATGCAGCGCGAATACCGCAGTGATGTACTGCCGCAACGCAACCAAGGCATTTCCGGACGTTTCACTTATGACTACGGTCAACGCTACCTTGTCGAATTAAACTTCGGTTATAACGGAACCGAACGTCTTGCCAAGAAAAGCCGCTTCGAATTCTTCCCTGCCATTTCATTGGGTTGGGTTATCAGCAACGAGCAATTCTTTGAACCCATGACTGACATGGTCGACAATCTGAAAATCAGAGGATCTTACGGTCTGGTAGGTAGTGACGAAACCGGTATGGGTGCCGGAGCACAGCACTTCCTGTACATCGACCAGGTGTATCTCAACAATATCGGCTTCACCACCGGCGTAGACATGAACTACACCCTGAGCGGACCGCAAATGATTACCTATGCCGTGCAGAATGCAAGCTGGGAACGCGTGAAGAAACTCGACATCGGTCTTGACCTCGAACTGTTCCGCCAACTCACCATTACTGCCGACTACTTCAAAGAACGCCGTTACAACATCTTGCTGAACCGGGAAGCATGGCCGGAATCGCTGGCATACTATACCGCAAAACCGTGGAGCAATAAAGGTAAGGTCAACAACTGGGGATTCGAACTAAGTGTCAACTGGCACAAGGAAATTATCAAAGACCTCTTTATCGACTTCCGTGGAAACTTCACTTATACGGAAAACAAGTATGTCGATTTGGATGAGCCCATTTATCCGTACGTATGGAAAACATCTACCGGAAAGCCGCTTAGCCGCACCACCGGTTATGTAGCAGAAGGATTGTTCAAAAGTCAGGAAGAAATAGACAACAGCCCCGAACAGAATTTGGGTAGTGTGGTGAAACCCGGTGATATCAAATACCGTGACATCAACGGTGACGGCAAGATTGACAATAACGACCAGGTAATGCTTTCACCTTATGGCACAACCCCGCGTATCCAGTATGGTCTGGGTATGAACATCACCTACAAGAAGTTCGACTTCGGAGTATTCTTCAACGGTTCCGCCAAGCGTAAAATCATGGTCAGCGGTGTCACGCCGTTCGGAGAAAGCGACTATAACGTGATGCAATTCATCGCTGACGAACGTTGGACGGAAGCTAACCCGAATCCGAACGCTACCTATCCACGTCTGGGATTGGTCGGCTCGCAGACAGCCAATAACAACGTAGCCAGTTCATACTGGATGCGCAACGGCAACTTCCTGCGTTTCAAAACATTGGAGCTCGGATACAGTTTCAAATACGGTCGTGTCTATCTCAGTGGTGACAACTTAGCTGTTTTCAGCCCGTTCAAGCTCTGGGATCCGGAACTCTCTTACAATTCTTACCCGTTGCAACGCACATTCAACGTCGGTGTACAACTTAATTTCTAA
- a CDS encoding FecR family protein: MGGLWLKSNGDKIEDEFIQITAQQSQMYTLPDHTKVWMEPGSSIRYAKIFDKDRKVWLSGNSLFEVYKHPKSTFQVYIDKAFIEVKGTCFHVKQTNSEKNEITLFNGKIEFNVESTGQKTVMKPLQKVVYNPNNAETKIEQIANIKWENGKYNFTDIPLQELINIINQMYNSDVILDKGINHESAFTGSIRYDEPLEDIINKICFTLNLNNEKHANRIIIKTNN, from the coding sequence ATAGGCGGACTATGGTTAAAATCAAATGGAGACAAGATTGAAGATGAATTCATTCAAATCACTGCCCAACAAAGCCAGATGTACACATTGCCGGATCATACCAAAGTATGGATGGAGCCTGGAAGCAGTATAAGATATGCAAAAATATTCGATAAAGATAGAAAAGTATGGCTCAGCGGCAATTCATTATTTGAGGTTTATAAACATCCAAAAAGTACCTTTCAAGTGTATATCGATAAAGCATTCATTGAGGTAAAAGGGACGTGTTTCCACGTAAAACAAACCAACTCTGAAAAAAACGAAATCACTCTGTTTAACGGTAAGATAGAATTCAATGTTGAATCCACCGGACAGAAAACTGTGATGAAACCTTTGCAGAAAGTGGTATACAACCCTAATAATGCCGAAACAAAAATAGAACAAATCGCTAACATAAAATGGGAAAACGGGAAATACAACTTCACCGATATTCCCTTGCAAGAACTAATCAACATTATCAACCAAATGTACAACTCCGATGTCATTTTAGACAAAGGTATCAATCATGAGTCTGCTTTTACCGGCAGTATCCGCTATGACGAACCGCTGGAAGATATCATCAATAAAATTTGTTTCACACTAAACCTGAATAATGAAAAACATGCAAATAGAATCATTATAAAAACTAACAATTAA
- a CDS encoding DUF4248 domain-containing protein — protein MNEFKIRAYGRMELAQLYSPELTDIAAYRKMKKWISFCPGLLQRLYDLGYDSNRRSFTPLEVRVIVDALGEP, from the coding sequence ATGAACGAATTCAAAATCCGCGCCTACGGCCGTATGGAACTGGCACAACTCTATTCACCGGAACTGACTGACATTGCCGCTTATCGAAAAATGAAGAAATGGATTTCTTTTTGTCCCGGACTTCTGCAACGCTTATATGATTTAGGATATGATTCGAATCGCCGCTCATTCACTCCATTGGAGGTGAGAGTGATTGTGGACGCCTTGGGAGAGCCTTAA
- a CDS encoding DNA-binding protein: MIRYKIYQNQQKKGLNAGKWFARAVSDETFDLPKLAEHMSKHNSPYSGGVIKGVLSDMVGCIKELLLDGKCVKIDDLAIFGVGIRSKAAETLEEFSLERNITGMRLKARATGNLSTANLKLDSQLKQQAEYQKPTTAGGDPNPDDNPNPKPGGDDESPDPAG; this comes from the coding sequence ATGATTCGTTACAAAATTTATCAGAACCAGCAGAAGAAAGGCTTGAATGCGGGCAAGTGGTTCGCCCGTGCAGTAAGTGACGAGACGTTTGATTTGCCCAAGCTTGCCGAGCACATGTCGAAGCACAATTCACCGTATTCCGGTGGGGTCATCAAAGGAGTGCTTTCCGATATGGTAGGTTGCATCAAGGAATTGCTGCTGGACGGCAAATGTGTGAAAATCGATGATCTTGCCATCTTTGGTGTAGGTATCCGTAGTAAAGCGGCTGAAACGTTGGAAGAATTCTCGTTGGAAAGGAATATTACCGGTATGCGCCTGAAAGCCCGTGCCACTGGTAATTTGTCAACCGCCAACCTGAAACTCGACAGCCAGCTGAAGCAGCAAGCCGAATATCAGAAACCGACAACTGCCGGCGGAGATCCTAATCCGGATGACAACCCCAACCCGAAACCGGGTGGTGATGATGAATCGCCGGATCCGGCTGGCTAA
- a CDS encoding smalltalk protein, translating to MSKSSSPRSVWSFIIKVIITVATAIGGLIGIQSCM from the coding sequence ATGAGCAAATCATCATCTCCCCGCTCCGTATGGAGTTTCATTATCAAAGTAATCATCACCGTCGCTACCGCTATCGGAGGCTTGATCGGAATACAGAGTTGCATGTAA
- a CDS encoding N-acetylmuramoyl-L-alanine amidase has protein sequence MRTITLIIIHCSATPEGKSLSAEACRQDHIHHRGFSDIGYHFYITRDGEIHRGRPLEKVGAHCRNHNTHSVGVCYEGGLDANGKPKDTRTLEQRGSLLALLRELRRQFPKALIVGHRDLNPMKGCPCFDAVKEYLF, from the coding sequence ATGCGGACCATTACATTAATTATCATTCATTGCAGTGCCACCCCGGAAGGAAAGTCCCTTTCGGCGGAGGCTTGCCGACAAGATCATATCCATCATCGGGGATTCAGCGATATCGGCTATCATTTCTATATCACACGGGATGGGGAGATTCATCGGGGACGACCGCTTGAAAAGGTGGGAGCACATTGCCGAAATCACAACACTCATTCGGTTGGTGTTTGTTATGAGGGAGGACTGGATGCGAACGGGAAGCCGAAAGATACTCGTACATTGGAGCAACGGGGATCACTGCTCGCTTTACTTCGCGAATTACGGAGACAATTTCCCAAAGCACTCATTGTGGGACACCGGGACTTGAATCCGATGAAAGGGTGTCCGTGCTTTGATGCGGTGAAAGAGTATCTGTTTTAG
- a CDS encoding Rpn family recombination-promoting nuclease/putative transposase codes for MGNFINPFTDVGFKKIFGQEITKDLLIDFLNGLLVNEKCITDITFLDKELLPEYMGDRGVIYDIYCTTENGEQLVVEMQNKQQTNFKERALFYLSHTIARQGERGIFWKFDLKAVYGVFFLNFSLPNGSHKLRTDVVLTDRDTHETFSDKLRFIFIELPSFNKEESECDTDFERWIYVLKNMETLKRMPFKARKSVFEKLEKIVDIASLSKEERMKYDESIKVFRDQLVTISFAKEEGKKEGLEEGIEKGIKKGMKKKSLEIARNLKDLGVPVATISQASGLSIDEIERI; via the coding sequence ATGGGAAACTTTATCAATCCGTTTACGGATGTAGGATTTAAAAAGATATTCGGGCAGGAGATAACGAAAGACTTGTTGATCGATTTCTTAAACGGATTGCTTGTGAACGAGAAGTGTATCACCGACATAACCTTTCTGGACAAGGAATTGCTTCCTGAATACATGGGAGACAGAGGGGTTATCTATGACATTTATTGTACGACGGAAAACGGTGAACAACTGGTTGTCGAGATGCAGAACAAGCAGCAGACGAACTTCAAGGAGCGTGCCCTTTTTTACCTGTCCCACACCATTGCCCGTCAGGGAGAGCGGGGTATTTTCTGGAAGTTTGACTTGAAAGCAGTGTACGGCGTGTTTTTCTTGAACTTCAGTCTGCCCAACGGTTCCCACAAACTGCGTACGGATGTGGTATTGACCGACCGGGACACGCATGAGACATTCTCAGACAAGTTGCGCTTTATCTTTATCGAACTCCCGTCTTTCAACAAGGAGGAGTCTGAATGTGATACGGATTTTGAACGTTGGATTTATGTATTGAAGAACATGGAAACATTGAAAAGAATGCCTTTCAAGGCACGGAAATCAGTCTTCGAGAAGTTGGAAAAGATTGTCGATATCGCTTCCCTGAGCAAAGAAGAACGCATGAAATACGATGAGAGCATCAAAGTGTTTCGTGACCAACTGGTTACCATTTCGTTTGCGAAAGAGGAAGGTAAAAAAGAAGGTCTGGAGGAAGGAATAGAGAAAGGAATAAAGAAAGGCATGAAGAAAAAGAGCCTGGAAATAGCTCGTAATCTGAAGGACCTAGGTGTCCCTGTTGCCACTATTTCGCAAGCTTCCGGACTTTCCATAGACGAGATTGAAAGAATCTGA
- a CDS encoding RNA polymerase sigma-70 factor yields the protein MTEREILIKVKNGDTVAFERLYDCYWLKVYNFAQLYIPSSFEVSEVTQEVFIKVWESRETIDENKNFDGFLFIITRNIIFNYSRQYFNELNFKMTALRGIENLYDMEEELDAADLREYINCLVDQLPVQRRRIFKMSREQNLSNKEIAELCAVSEKAIERQITLALKFIKDNLPLFIVFMG from the coding sequence ATGACTGAAAGAGAAATTTTAATAAAAGTAAAAAACGGAGATACAGTTGCTTTCGAACGATTGTATGACTGTTATTGGTTGAAGGTTTATAACTTTGCGCAGCTTTATATACCTTCCTCTTTTGAGGTATCGGAGGTGACACAAGAGGTTTTTATTAAGGTTTGGGAATCCAGAGAGACAATTGATGAAAATAAAAATTTTGACGGTTTCCTTTTTATTATTACTCGTAATATTATTTTTAATTATTCGCGCCAGTATTTTAATGAGCTGAACTTTAAAATGACAGCTCTGAGGGGGATTGAGAATTTATACGACATGGAAGAAGAATTGGATGCGGCTGATTTGAGAGAATATATCAACTGTTTGGTTGATCAGCTACCTGTGCAACGGCGGCGTATTTTCAAGATGAGTCGCGAACAAAATCTTTCTAATAAAGAGATTGCAGAGCTGTGTGCAGTTTCTGAGAAAGCGATAGAGCGTCAGATAACTTTAGCGTTGAAGTTTATTAAAGATAATCTGCCTTTGTTTATTGTATTTATGGGATAG